From the genome of bacterium, one region includes:
- a CDS encoding prephenate dehydrogenase — translation MKYLFNKVAIVGVGLLGGSLGLALKKRRLVRSVVGLGRNQQRLDRAVRKQAIDAYYLEPEWQSAVNDTELVVICTPVGDIVRIAKQLCRWLPAGSIITDVGSTKQSIVQQMDSFLKRERFPVYFVGSHPMAGSDQTGVEAAQADLFNRAVCIITPTKYTAEPAIQKVSQLWKSVGGNIIFLAPSRHDRYVAAISHLPHLVAASLVNSIEQVNRKDTTVLQLAAGGYKDTTRIASSSPELWRDICLENKTSIVSVLKLFEKELTRMKRAIETADSREIYHCFIQAKKARDKIK, via the coding sequence ATGAAATATCTGTTTAATAAAGTCGCTATTGTTGGGGTCGGGTTATTAGGTGGTTCGCTCGGGTTAGCTTTGAAAAAGCGTCGGTTGGTTCGGTCGGTAGTTGGGTTAGGCAGAAATCAGCAGCGATTAGACCGTGCCGTTCGGAAACAAGCGATCGATGCATATTATCTTGAACCGGAATGGCAATCCGCAGTGAACGATACGGAATTAGTCGTTATTTGCACGCCGGTTGGTGATATTGTGCGGATTGCGAAACAACTCTGTCGCTGGTTACCCGCGGGTAGTATTATTACTGATGTCGGTAGTACCAAACAGTCTATCGTTCAGCAGATGGATAGTTTTCTCAAACGAGAACGATTTCCAGTATATTTTGTTGGGAGTCATCCGATGGCGGGGTCAGATCAAACCGGTGTTGAAGCTGCACAAGCTGATTTATTCAACCGAGCGGTATGTATTATCACCCCGACAAAATATACCGCAGAACCGGCGATACAAAAAGTATCTCAGTTATGGAAATCGGTTGGTGGAAATATCATTTTTTTAGCGCCGTCACGGCATGACCGATATGTTGCGGCGATAAGTCATCTTCCCCATCTGGTAGCAGCGAGTTTAGTTAATTCTATTGAGCAGGTGAATAGAAAAGATACAACGGTACTTCAGCTCGCTGCCGGTGGGTATAAAGATACTACCCGAATAGCGAGTAGTAGTCCGGAACTCTGGCGGGATATTTGCTTAGAAAACAAAACCAGTATTGTATCGGTATTAAAACTATTTGAAAAAGAATTAACTAGAATGAAACGAGCAATAGAAACCGCTGATTCCCGAGAAATATATCACTGTTTTATACAAGCAAAGAAAGCTCGGGATAAAATTAAATAA